Proteins from a single region of Gordonia hongkongensis:
- a CDS encoding oxygenase MpaB family protein, translating into MTVDAPSDPTAEPASLPFPRRHRAAESRGRRIGRLLKVYNHLREPGDAELAELGRRLRTRDEPAAALVRAMRLPRDADGRVTMRQFERALAGDMPSDAPDALRDFFALVEKTPDWVDPALCDRGAAVYRRFGQNANDVLLQLSLIGGYRFGGPADLLVATGGLTGNTVIRRLGETQTWAIAVGEPGGMARDGDGWRLTVHVRLMHALVNERYEHNGRWDIDQWGLPINQSDLAATLNLFSGALMMGVRALGVPVSRDDSRALMHLWKYVGWLIGVDDDWLFDSERDQHQLSYAVLLAQHDVTDAGAALTTAIVDAQSRLHYRLFPRLAARYTRARLLSMLQGFLGVRGMRDLGLRPAVPWAFGLAWVRNTVVYQVIARTPAGPRYLEWTGTRSRRRALFRHFGPDAPEIGSLAER; encoded by the coding sequence ATGACCGTCGATGCGCCGTCCGACCCGACCGCCGAGCCGGCGAGCCTCCCTTTCCCGCGACGCCATCGAGCCGCCGAGTCCCGCGGCCGGCGCATCGGCAGACTGCTCAAGGTCTACAACCACCTCCGTGAACCCGGCGACGCCGAGCTCGCGGAGCTCGGGCGTCGGCTGCGCACACGGGACGAACCCGCCGCGGCGCTGGTTCGGGCCATGCGCCTCCCGCGGGACGCCGACGGCCGGGTCACGATGCGCCAGTTCGAGCGGGCCCTCGCCGGCGACATGCCCTCCGATGCGCCCGACGCCCTGCGCGACTTCTTCGCACTCGTCGAGAAGACACCGGACTGGGTCGATCCCGCTCTCTGCGACCGCGGCGCCGCCGTCTATCGGCGGTTCGGCCAGAACGCCAACGACGTCCTGCTCCAGCTCTCCCTGATCGGCGGCTACCGCTTCGGCGGTCCCGCCGACCTGCTGGTCGCGACCGGCGGCCTCACCGGGAACACGGTCATCCGACGACTCGGCGAGACGCAGACCTGGGCCATCGCGGTCGGCGAACCGGGCGGGATGGCACGCGACGGCGACGGCTGGCGACTCACCGTCCATGTGCGCCTCATGCACGCCCTGGTCAACGAGCGGTACGAGCACAACGGCCGCTGGGACATCGACCAGTGGGGTCTGCCGATCAACCAGTCCGACCTCGCCGCGACGCTGAACCTCTTCAGCGGCGCACTGATGATGGGGGTCCGCGCCCTCGGCGTCCCGGTGAGTCGTGACGACTCCCGCGCCCTCATGCACCTCTGGAAGTACGTCGGTTGGCTGATCGGCGTCGACGACGACTGGCTCTTCGACTCCGAACGCGACCAGCATCAGCTGAGTTATGCGGTCTTACTGGCGCAGCACGACGTGACCGACGCCGGCGCGGCCCTCACGACAGCGATCGTCGACGCCCAGAGCCGCTTGCACTACCGGTTGTTCCCCCGCCTCGCCGCGCGCTACACCCGCGCCCGCCTGCTGAGCATGCTGCAGGGCTTTCTCGGCGTGCGCGGCATGCGCGACCTCGGTCTCCGCCCCGCGGTGCCGTGGGCGTTCGGTCTCGCGTGGGTCCGCAACACTGTTGTCTACCAGGTCATCGCACGAACACCGGCCGGTCCGCGCTATCTGGAATGGACCGGCACCCGTTCCCGACGCCGCGCACTCTTCCGCCACTTCGGCCCGGACGCCCCCGAGATCGGATCGCTCGCGGAGCGTTGA
- a CDS encoding CPBP family intramembrane glutamic endopeptidase, producing MALREYLTPSPHGIPVVTDRTERRGIIVELVIVGVLTFAFSALSAALALLEAQLAGGIGETTVALNPSRSDLGLIDAVRQIMGGLRLFAIAALGIYLLWRSGIGLSRVGLGRWTPRRDIPSGLVLAAVIGLPGLGLVAVARALGLNASLVPSQADTWWEWPVLVLIAIGNAAAEEIVVVAYFITRLRQLGVSDNASLAASAILRGGYHLYQGFGGGLGNLVMGVVYGRFFQVTGRIWPPVIAHAVIDVVAFIGYGLLRDHLSWVG from the coding sequence ATGGCCTTGCGCGAGTACCTCACACCGTCGCCCCACGGCATCCCGGTCGTCACCGACCGGACCGAACGACGCGGCATCATCGTCGAACTGGTCATCGTCGGTGTCCTCACATTCGCGTTCTCGGCGCTGTCCGCGGCACTCGCACTGCTCGAGGCGCAGCTCGCCGGCGGTATCGGCGAGACCACGGTCGCACTCAATCCCAGCCGCTCCGACCTCGGTCTCATCGACGCCGTCCGGCAGATCATGGGCGGCCTCCGACTGTTCGCCATCGCCGCCTTGGGGATATATCTGCTGTGGCGCAGCGGGATCGGACTGTCGCGCGTCGGCCTGGGTCGGTGGACCCCGCGCCGCGACATCCCCTCGGGACTGGTTCTCGCCGCCGTCATCGGTCTGCCCGGCCTGGGACTCGTCGCCGTGGCCCGGGCCCTGGGCCTCAATGCGAGCCTGGTGCCCAGCCAGGCCGACACCTGGTGGGAGTGGCCGGTTCTGGTGCTCATCGCGATCGGCAACGCCGCCGCCGAGGAGATCGTGGTGGTCGCGTACTTCATCACCCGGTTGCGACAACTCGGCGTGTCCGACAACGCGTCGCTCGCCGCCAGCGCGATCCTCCGCGGCGGCTATCACCTGTACCAGGGCTTCGGCGGCGGACTCGGGAATCTGGTCATGGGCGTGGTCTACGGGCGCTTCTTCCAGGTCACCGGCCGCATCTGGCCCCCCGTGATCGCCCACGCGGTCATCGATGTGGTCGCCTTCATCGGCTACGGACTGCTCCGCGACCATCTGTCCTGGGTCGGCTGA
- a CDS encoding DUF2470 domain-containing protein has translation MTRTTTDRPTDAEMIQTACRRGGSAILAVEGADATPIDVVHLFESQAFVLVPTDGDAMRTVDGAEGVPAMLEVTDWAPIDLRERVRSVIWLNGTLHEVPRNLERDLAIEIAGEHPDDGLLDIGHGASMMRLQVDTAVIASSDGAASVSATELADADPDPFWEHEGSWLEHLDSDHADIVGQLVRKLPVELRTGRVRPLGLDRFGIRFRIEGLDSDSDVRLPFARPVSDVFELSRALRNLAGCPFLNSMPD, from the coding sequence ATGACGAGAACGACGACCGACCGCCCCACGGATGCCGAGATGATCCAGACGGCTTGTCGTCGCGGCGGTTCCGCCATCCTGGCCGTCGAGGGTGCGGACGCCACCCCGATCGACGTCGTGCACCTCTTCGAGTCCCAGGCCTTCGTCCTCGTCCCCACCGACGGCGACGCGATGCGGACCGTCGACGGCGCCGAGGGCGTGCCCGCCATGCTCGAGGTCACCGACTGGGCACCCATCGACTTGCGTGAACGCGTGCGTTCGGTGATCTGGCTGAACGGCACGTTGCACGAGGTCCCGCGCAACCTGGAACGCGACCTGGCCATCGAGATCGCGGGCGAACACCCCGACGACGGTCTCCTCGACATCGGACACGGCGCGTCGATGATGCGCCTGCAGGTCGACACCGCGGTCATCGCGTCCTCGGACGGCGCGGCGTCGGTGTCGGCCACCGAGCTCGCCGACGCCGACCCCGACCCCTTCTGGGAGCACGAGGGCAGCTGGCTCGAACATCTCGACAGCGACCACGCCGACATCGTCGGACAACTGGTCCGCAAGCTTCCCGTCGAGCTGCGCACCGGACGGGTGCGGCCGCTCGGCCTCGATCGCTTCGGCATCCGGTTCCGCATCGAGGGACTCGACAGCGACTCCGACGTCCGCCTCCCGTTCGCGCGGCCGGTCTCCGACGTGTTCGAACTGTCCCGCGCGCTGCGGAATCTCGCGGGCTGCCCGTTCCTGAACTCGATGCCCGACTGA
- the pheA gene encoding prephenate dehydratase, with protein sequence MVPVIAYFGPPGTFTEMALDAVLAEQQSAAGLDLSGGVDRVAASSPAATIAMIRTGDADYGCVPIESSLEGSVPATMDALVPPMADGADGRVQAFAETVLDISFAIAATAPMAAADVRTIAAYPVASAQVRQSIGELFRNAEFVIASSNAAAAQDVAAGKADAAVTTGLAARLSGLVVLADGVADAREATTRFLLLGRPGVPLPRTGADRTSVILELSNEPGSLMAAMNEFASRGIDLTRIESRPQRDEAQGRSITGRYRFFLDAVGHIDDAAVAEALAALHRRCERVVFLGSWPAVRTTGSAPPDHTESLAWVDSMRRGGSDGAAASGPSR encoded by the coding sequence GTGGTGCCTGTGATCGCCTACTTCGGCCCGCCCGGAACCTTCACCGAGATGGCGCTCGACGCGGTCCTCGCCGAACAGCAGTCCGCGGCCGGCCTCGACCTGTCGGGCGGGGTCGACCGGGTCGCCGCGTCGAGCCCGGCCGCCACCATCGCCATGATCCGCACCGGAGATGCCGACTACGGCTGTGTGCCGATCGAGAGTTCGCTGGAGGGTTCGGTGCCGGCGACGATGGACGCGCTGGTACCGCCCATGGCCGACGGCGCCGACGGTCGGGTGCAGGCCTTCGCCGAGACGGTGCTCGACATCTCGTTCGCGATCGCCGCAACCGCGCCGATGGCCGCGGCCGATGTCCGCACGATCGCCGCCTACCCGGTTGCCTCCGCGCAGGTGCGTCAGTCGATCGGCGAGCTCTTCCGCAACGCCGAGTTCGTGATCGCGAGCTCCAATGCCGCTGCCGCGCAGGACGTCGCAGCCGGGAAAGCGGACGCCGCGGTCACCACGGGGCTCGCGGCGCGCCTGTCCGGACTCGTGGTGCTCGCCGACGGCGTCGCCGACGCGCGGGAGGCGACCACGCGGTTCCTCCTGCTCGGCCGGCCCGGGGTTCCGCTGCCCCGCACCGGCGCCGACAGGACCTCGGTCATCCTCGAGCTGTCGAACGAACCGGGCAGCCTGATGGCGGCGATGAACGAATTCGCTTCGCGTGGAATCGACCTCACACGGATCGAGTCGCGCCCACAGCGTGACGAGGCCCAGGGCCGCAGCATCACCGGCCGGTACCGGTTCTTCCTGGACGCGGTCGGACACATCGACGATGCGGCCGTCGCCGAAGCCCTTGCCGCCCTTCACCGCCGATGCGAGCGGGTGGTGTTCCTCGGCTCGTGGCCCGCGGTGCGCACCACCGGCTCCGCGCCGCCGGACCACACCGAGTCGCTTGCATGGGTCGACTCGATGCGTCGGGGAGGAAGTGATGGCGCGGCTGCATCTGGTCCGTCACGGTGA
- a CDS encoding histidine phosphatase family protein translates to MARLHLVRHGETTSNVMRRLDTALPGAALTDFGARQGVRFGLENVPEQHAVLLSSRALRARQTAELIGSVWDVETAAIDGVHEVQAGELEDRSDRESHEVFQDIMHRWHAGDLDARIPGGESLAMVYDRYLPTVEDLADMYLTGPDQRDVFLVSHGAAIRLIAARLAGIDSRFAAATHLGNTGSIELEYSDGIWVCTRWGATTAPFEIADEPLVDEPMG, encoded by the coding sequence ATGGCGCGGCTGCATCTGGTCCGTCACGGTGAGACCACCTCGAACGTCATGCGTCGCCTCGACACCGCTCTGCCCGGTGCCGCACTCACCGATTTCGGTGCGCGACAGGGTGTTCGGTTCGGTCTCGAGAACGTGCCGGAACAGCACGCGGTGCTGCTCAGTTCACGCGCGCTCCGCGCCCGGCAGACCGCCGAGCTGATCGGGTCGGTGTGGGATGTGGAGACCGCGGCGATCGACGGCGTGCACGAGGTCCAGGCCGGCGAGCTCGAGGACCGCTCCGACCGCGAATCGCATGAGGTCTTCCAGGACATCATGCACCGCTGGCACGCCGGCGACCTCGACGCACGCATCCCCGGTGGCGAATCCCTCGCGATGGTCTACGACCGGTACCTGCCGACGGTCGAGGACCTCGCCGACATGTACCTCACCGGACCGGACCAGCGCGATGTGTTCCTGGTGAGTCACGGTGCGGCCATCCGCCTGATCGCCGCCCGGCTCGCCGGGATCGACTCCCGGTTCGCCGCGGCGACCCACCTCGGCAACACCGGTTCCATCGAACTCGAGTACTCCGACGGCATCTGGGTGTGCACGCGATGGGGCGCCACGACGGCCCCGTTCGAGATCGCCGACGAGCCGCTCGTCGACGAACCGATGGGCTGA
- a CDS encoding IS1380 family transposase: MVDPTRTESVLTTSGGVLLTKTVQVSGLGAELTAAMAPWRTAATVHDPAKIVLDLALTLATGGDCVADVATVRAQPQLYGQVASDPTISRVISRLATDVEAVSTAISAARAAARERVWGIARPLEGTAGSIDGGLVIVDLDATTVTAGSAKEQAQKTYKRVFGHSPMCSFVDHGAFGTGETLNLDLRRGGASPKGADMHIAALEAALAQLPAAERAQVLIRTDSAGCAKKFLAHLAEQRLQYSVGFTISELVKDALDVLPEAAWVTAINTDDADPRADAQVAEITDHMPRSVRDTETAYEPWPPGMRLIARREYPHNGAQHLITDIEGRRYTVFATNTRGRGWTLPILELRHRQRARAEDRIRCLKDTGMANLPFDSFAKNQLWLDIVALASDLIAWTQTLGYHRHDPIRRWEPKRLRHRLFTVGGKIITHARTTTLRLPTDWPYNHHIRHGWQRLTA, from the coding sequence ATGGTGGACCCTACGCGCACTGAGTCGGTGCTGACGACCTCGGGCGGGGTGTTGCTGACGAAAACCGTGCAGGTCTCGGGCCTGGGAGCCGAGCTGACCGCGGCGATGGCGCCGTGGCGGACCGCGGCGACGGTCCATGATCCGGCCAAGATCGTGCTGGATCTGGCGCTCACCTTGGCGACCGGTGGTGACTGTGTGGCCGATGTGGCCACAGTCCGGGCTCAGCCACAGTTGTACGGGCAGGTGGCCTCTGATCCGACGATTTCGCGGGTGATCAGCAGGCTGGCTACCGATGTCGAGGCGGTCAGTACCGCGATCAGCGCGGCTCGCGCCGCGGCGCGGGAGCGGGTGTGGGGCATTGCCCGCCCGTTGGAGGGCACTGCGGGCAGCATCGATGGCGGGCTGGTGATCGTTGATCTCGATGCCACGACCGTGACCGCCGGCTCGGCCAAAGAACAGGCCCAGAAAACGTATAAGCGGGTGTTCGGGCATTCCCCGATGTGTTCGTTCGTCGACCACGGCGCCTTCGGCACCGGGGAAACACTGAACCTGGACCTGCGGCGTGGAGGTGCCTCACCCAAAGGTGCGGACATGCACATCGCGGCCCTCGAGGCGGCGTTGGCCCAGCTGCCCGCCGCTGAACGCGCCCAGGTGCTCATACGTACCGATTCGGCCGGGTGTGCCAAAAAGTTCCTGGCCCACCTGGCCGAGCAACGCCTGCAGTACTCGGTCGGGTTCACCATCTCCGAACTGGTCAAAGACGCATTGGACGTGCTGCCTGAGGCCGCCTGGGTGACCGCGATCAACACCGACGACGCCGATCCACGAGCTGATGCCCAGGTCGCCGAGATCACCGACCACATGCCGCGCTCGGTCCGTGACACCGAAACCGCCTACGAGCCCTGGCCACCCGGGATGCGGCTGATCGCGCGCCGCGAATATCCCCACAACGGAGCCCAACACCTCATCACCGACATCGAGGGCCGCCGCTACACCGTGTTCGCCACCAACACCCGCGGCCGCGGCTGGACACTGCCGATCCTGGAACTGCGTCACCGTCAACGTGCCCGCGCCGAAGACCGTATCCGCTGCCTCAAAGACACCGGCATGGCCAACCTACCGTTCGACTCATTCGCCAAAAACCAACTGTGGCTCGATATCGTCGCCCTGGCCTCCGACCTCATTGCCTGGACTCAAACCCTCGGCTACCACCGCCACGACCCCATCCGCCGCTGGGAACCCAAACGCTTGCGCCACCGCCTGTTCACCGTCGGCGGCAAGATCATCACCCACGCCCGCACCACCACCCTGCGACTACCCACCGACTGGCCCTACAACCACCACATACGCCACGGCTGGCAACGCCTCACCGCCTAA
- a CDS encoding hemerythrin domain-containing protein, with the protein MSSDAIVILRDDHKEIRKLFRDFRSQGDNAVKTKGKIVDKIIEALTVHTYIENEVMYPEIRKRVPDLEDDILESYEEHHVADVLVVELAALSPDNERFDAKTTVLIENVEHHIEEEEDEWFPKVREALSRKELREIGEEMLRRREKAPRRPSQPSALKKTVDAIIK; encoded by the coding sequence ATGTCCTCAGACGCCATCGTCATCCTCCGGGACGACCACAAGGAGATCCGCAAACTGTTCCGCGACTTCAGGTCGCAGGGCGACAACGCCGTGAAGACCAAGGGCAAGATCGTCGACAAGATCATCGAGGCCCTCACCGTGCACACCTACATCGAGAACGAGGTGATGTACCCCGAGATCCGCAAGCGGGTCCCCGATCTCGAGGACGACATCCTCGAGTCCTACGAGGAGCACCACGTCGCCGACGTACTGGTCGTCGAGTTGGCCGCTCTCTCGCCGGACAACGAGCGGTTCGACGCCAAGACCACCGTCCTGATCGAGAACGTGGAGCACCACATCGAGGAGGAAGAGGACGAGTGGTTCCCGAAGGTCCGAGAGGCGCTGAGCCGCAAGGAACTCCGGGAGATCGGTGAGGAGATGCTGCGTCGCCGGGAGAAGGCTCCCCGACGCCCGTCGCAACCGTCGGCGCTGAAGAAGACGGTCGACGCCATCATCAAGTAA
- a CDS encoding metallopeptidase family protein, translating into MAVYMSDDEFDGLVSDALDTIPGELTDAMNNVVILVEPHNPEEPGILGLYHGVALTMRTTDYGGFLPDTITIYRDPILAMCHSREEVVHEVAVTVVHEIAHHFGIDDEWLHANGWG; encoded by the coding sequence ATGGCCGTGTACATGTCCGACGACGAGTTCGACGGGCTGGTGTCCGACGCGCTGGACACCATCCCCGGCGAACTGACCGACGCGATGAACAACGTCGTGATCCTCGTCGAACCGCACAACCCGGAAGAACCCGGCATCCTCGGGCTGTATCACGGTGTGGCACTCACGATGCGGACCACCGACTACGGCGGATTCCTGCCCGACACCATCACCATCTACCGCGACCCCATCCTCGCGATGTGCCACTCGCGGGAGGAGGTCGTCCACGAGGTGGCGGTCACCGTCGTCCACGAGATCGCACACCACTTCGGCATCGACGACGAGTGGCTGCACGCCAACGGCTGGGGCTAG
- a CDS encoding septum formation family protein translates to MNAPDPDRSHPADADAPAGGPRRPGAFARNPVFVVLGAIVVGALVAGGIAFAAGVFDDSGSVGGSNIGEGERLVENAFTKSVAGDCLDWPAGNPGQPVDVPCEQEHRFEVAGAIDTALIPGAEFGEDALWPGAERFATIRDEQCPVMVDQYLAGRLDPQGRFAVGMMYPSRVQWDKGARQLRCGVQENGADGAPVQFSGRVADQNQSYVWPEGTCVGIDPETRAPTGFAVSCAEPHAFQTTGIVDLSVRFGDRMSNKPWPPTGAQNSYLGSICPVQAERFVGGRKQLDATTLNVQWSVLSEPSWLAGSRKVVCYLGLPDKRGGFATLVGDAKGGALLINGRAPVAPPEAPPGRALPTPVPLPPGIAPNPAEAPAPAG, encoded by the coding sequence ATGAACGCGCCCGACCCCGACCGCAGCCACCCCGCCGACGCCGACGCACCGGCCGGCGGACCCCGCCGACCAGGCGCTTTCGCCCGCAACCCGGTCTTCGTGGTCCTGGGCGCGATCGTCGTCGGCGCACTCGTGGCCGGCGGGATCGCCTTCGCTGCGGGGGTCTTCGACGACAGCGGCAGCGTCGGCGGCAGCAACATCGGCGAGGGTGAGCGGTTGGTCGAGAACGCCTTCACGAAGTCGGTCGCGGGCGACTGTCTGGACTGGCCGGCCGGCAACCCCGGCCAGCCGGTCGATGTGCCGTGCGAGCAGGAACACCGCTTCGAGGTCGCGGGAGCCATCGACACCGCATTGATCCCCGGCGCGGAGTTCGGCGAAGACGCGCTGTGGCCCGGCGCCGAGCGGTTCGCGACGATCCGCGACGAACAGTGCCCGGTGATGGTGGACCAGTATCTCGCCGGGCGCCTCGACCCGCAGGGACGCTTCGCCGTCGGGATGATGTACCCCTCCCGGGTGCAGTGGGACAAGGGCGCGCGTCAGCTGCGGTGCGGGGTCCAGGAGAACGGCGCCGACGGAGCTCCGGTCCAGTTCTCCGGCCGGGTCGCCGACCAGAACCAGTCGTACGTCTGGCCCGAGGGCACCTGCGTCGGCATCGATCCCGAAACGCGCGCCCCGACCGGTTTCGCGGTGAGTTGTGCTGAGCCGCATGCCTTCCAGACGACCGGGATCGTCGATCTGTCGGTCCGCTTCGGCGACCGGATGTCGAACAAGCCGTGGCCGCCGACCGGCGCCCAGAACAGCTACCTCGGCTCGATATGCCCGGTCCAGGCCGAACGGTTCGTGGGCGGGCGCAAGCAGCTCGACGCGACCACGCTCAACGTCCAGTGGTCGGTGCTCAGCGAGCCGAGTTGGCTCGCCGGAAGCCGCAAGGTGGTGTGCTACCTCGGGCTACCCGACAAGCGCGGCGGCTTCGCGACCCTGGTGGGCGACGCCAAGGGCGGTGCGCTGCTGATCAACGGGCGTGCGCCGGTCGCGCCCCCGGAGGCGCCCCCGGGCCGGGCCCTGCCGACACCGGTGCCGCTCCCGCCGGGCATCGCGCCCAATCCCGCCGAAGCACCGGCCCCGGCGGGCTGA
- a CDS encoding PaaX family transcriptional regulator C-terminal domain-containing protein, producing MPGRVDIPKLTARSVILSALLGLDSPDASINGLLATATELGLRESTVRVALTRLVAAGDLERTDGRCRLSPRLVERQQRQDRALHPTRRDWDGSWDLAIVTIGSESSTERALLRDTLRKARLGEIREGVWARPANLDIELPPELRRRLSLFRAAPEEASTELAARLFTPSTWAATADELLDALAAAATVADRFEVAAAIVRHILRDPLLPAELLPDAWPGDRLREGYEGFRSELTGLTARHLAPDGE from the coding sequence GTGCCCGGACGCGTGGACATTCCCAAGCTCACGGCGCGATCGGTCATCCTCAGCGCCCTCCTCGGCCTTGACTCCCCCGATGCGTCGATCAACGGGCTCCTGGCCACGGCCACCGAGCTCGGGCTCCGGGAATCGACCGTGCGGGTGGCGCTGACGCGTCTGGTCGCGGCGGGAGACCTGGAACGCACCGACGGCAGATGCCGACTCTCGCCCCGCCTGGTCGAACGACAGCAGCGCCAGGACCGGGCACTCCACCCGACACGACGGGATTGGGACGGCAGCTGGGATCTCGCGATCGTGACGATCGGTTCGGAGAGCTCGACCGAACGAGCCCTGCTGCGCGACACGCTGCGGAAGGCCCGGCTCGGCGAGATCCGGGAGGGTGTCTGGGCCCGCCCGGCCAACCTCGACATCGAGCTCCCACCCGAACTGCGCCGCCGTCTGAGCCTCTTCCGGGCGGCTCCCGAGGAGGCGTCGACCGAGCTGGCCGCACGACTGTTCACGCCGTCGACCTGGGCCGCGACCGCGGACGAATTGCTCGACGCACTCGCCGCCGCGGCGACGGTCGCCGATCGATTCGAGGTCGCCGCCGCCATCGTGCGGCACATCCTCCGCGACCCGCTCCTGCCCGCGGAACTCCTCCCCGACGCCTGGCCCGGGGATCGGCTCCGCGAGGGGTACGAGGGCTTTCGCAGCGAGCTCACCGGACTCACCGCCCGGCACCTGGCACCCGACGGGGAGTGA
- a CDS encoding acyl-CoA dehydrogenase family protein, with protein MSTHVVTNQVPELVDFDAADIPAISEAVHRAGADHMLEDLHRIGRLAGGAEALGWGDLAESHPPELRTHDRYGNRVDEVTYDPAYHHLMRTGIGFGLGGTAWSDPSPTAHFERAVKSSVWGSVDAGHGCPLSMTYGVVPALRANPELTGLYEPLLVSTTYDPGLRAPLSKAGLTAGMSMTEKQGGSDVRANTTTAVVQPDGTYRITGHKWFTSAPMSDVFLVLAQAPGGLSCFFVPRVLPDGSRNTFMLQRLKAKLGNHSNASSEVEYDDTVGWLVGDEGRGVATIIEMVNMTRLDCTLGSATGMRVGVAQAAHHATHRRAFGAALVDQPLMRNVLADLAVESEGATMTALWLAELTDKATAGDTRADALRRISLAVSKYYVCKRAPIHAAEALECLGGNGYVEESRMPRLFRESPLMSIWEGSGNVAALDVLRAMAKQPDTVTVFLDEIDSAAGADRHLDAAADELRRELGDLDAMQYRARRVVGRMAQLLQASLLVRYGHPAVADAFAASRLGNDRGDVFGTLPSGIDTASIIERVTPKTVQDNARG; from the coding sequence ATGTCCACCCACGTCGTCACCAATCAGGTCCCCGAACTCGTCGACTTCGACGCCGCGGACATTCCGGCCATCTCCGAGGCGGTTCACCGGGCGGGCGCCGACCACATGCTCGAGGACCTGCACCGTATCGGCCGTCTCGCCGGTGGTGCGGAAGCGCTCGGATGGGGCGACCTCGCCGAGTCCCACCCGCCGGAACTGCGGACCCACGACCGCTACGGCAACCGGGTGGACGAGGTCACCTACGACCCCGCCTATCACCACCTCATGCGGACGGGCATCGGTTTCGGTCTCGGTGGTACCGCATGGTCGGACCCGAGCCCGACGGCGCACTTCGAGCGTGCGGTGAAGTCGAGCGTGTGGGGTTCGGTGGACGCCGGGCACGGCTGCCCGTTGTCGATGACCTACGGGGTGGTGCCGGCACTGCGGGCCAACCCCGAACTCACCGGGCTGTACGAGCCGCTGCTCGTCTCGACGACCTATGATCCCGGTCTCCGGGCGCCGCTGTCGAAAGCGGGGCTGACCGCCGGAATGTCGATGACCGAGAAGCAGGGCGGCTCCGACGTTCGCGCGAACACCACGACCGCCGTCGTCCAACCGGACGGGACGTACCGCATCACCGGCCACAAATGGTTCACCTCCGCACCCATGAGCGATGTGTTCCTGGTGCTGGCGCAGGCGCCGGGAGGTCTGTCGTGCTTCTTCGTGCCGCGGGTGCTGCCCGACGGCTCCCGCAACACCTTTATGCTGCAGCGGCTGAAGGCCAAGCTGGGCAACCACTCCAACGCGAGCAGCGAAGTCGAGTACGACGACACGGTCGGGTGGCTCGTCGGTGACGAGGGCCGCGGGGTGGCGACGATCATCGAGATGGTGAACATGACCCGCCTGGACTGCACCCTCGGCTCGGCGACCGGCATGCGGGTCGGCGTCGCCCAGGCCGCCCATCACGCCACCCACCGCCGGGCCTTCGGCGCCGCGCTCGTCGACCAACCGCTGATGCGCAACGTGCTGGCCGATCTCGCGGTCGAGTCGGAAGGAGCCACGATGACGGCACTGTGGCTCGCGGAACTGACCGACAAGGCGACCGCAGGCGACACTCGGGCGGATGCGCTGCGGCGGATCTCGCTCGCGGTCAGCAAGTACTACGTGTGCAAACGCGCCCCGATCCATGCCGCCGAAGCGCTGGAGTGCCTGGGCGGCAACGGATATGTGGAGGAGTCACGGATGCCGCGGCTCTTCCGGGAGTCGCCGCTCATGTCGATCTGGGAGGGGTCGGGGAATGTGGCTGCGCTCGATGTGTTGCGGGCGATGGCCAAACAGCCCGACACGGTGACCGTGTTCCTCGACGAGATCGACAGTGCGGCAGGGGCGGACCGGCACCTCGACGCCGCGGCCGACGAACTCCGACGCGAGCTGGGCGACCTCGACGCGATGCAATACCGGGCCCGGCGGGTCGTCGGCCGCATGGCCCAGCTCCTCCAGGCCTCCCTGCTGGTGCGGTACGGGCATCCGGCGGTCGCCGACGCGTTCGCCGCGAGTCGGCTCGGCAACGACCGGGGCGACGTGTTCGGCACGCTGCCGTCGGGGATCGACACGGCGTCGATCATCGAACGGGTGACGCCGAAGACCGTGCAGGACAACGCCCGTGGATGA